A single window of Camelus ferus isolate YT-003-E chromosome 7, BCGSAC_Cfer_1.0, whole genome shotgun sequence DNA harbors:
- the LOC116664796 gene encoding uncharacterized protein LOC116664796, which produces MASLLPADVTVTRLSRSIHLYCKPDPPGSPGPRPLLLLLPWLGAQPAAQAKYLQLYLARGFDVLAVESALSHFLCPRRGLGRAARVLALLRGPGTLARRPLVVHALSLGGYTFAQMLLLMGQDLGRHSSVAQRLRGHIFDSLVVGSLDHMALGVSQLIRPQALGPVVKATAMLYFHMCPGCTVRHYEAAVGAFWQPPVKSPTLVFYSHDDPLCDSARLHELLASWQRLGMPVWAQAWETSRHAAHLHQHPLEYCHTLTTFLRRLGLAVPLAQL; this is translated from the exons ATGGCCTCGCTGCTACCTGCCGACGTGACGGTGACCCGGCTCTCCCGCTCCATTCACCTGTACTGCAAGCCGGACCCCCCAGGGTCCCCCGGGCCCCGCccgctgctcctgctcctgccgTGGCTGGGGGCACAGCCAGCCGCCCAGGCCAAGTACCTGCAGCTCTACCTGGCCCGCGGCTTTGACGTGCTGGCCGTGGAGAGCGCGCTGAGCCACTTCCTGTGCCCGCGCAGGGGCCTGGGGCGGGCTGCCCGCGTGCTGGCGTTGCTGCGGGGGCCCGGGACCCTGGCCCGCCGCCCGCTGGTGGTGCACGCGCTCTCTCTGGGTGGCTACACCTTTGCACAGATGCTCCTGCTCATGGGCCAGGACCTGGGGCGCCACAGCAGTGTGGCCCAGCGCCTGAGGGGTCATATTTTCGACAGCCTGGTGGTGGGCAGCCTGGACCACATGGCGCTGG GTGTGTCTCAACTGATAAGACCGCAGGCCCTGGGCCCGGTGGTCAAGGCCACAGCCATGCTCTACTTCCACATGTGCCCGGGCTGCACTGTTCGGCATTACGAGGCTGCAGTGGGCGCTTTCTGGCAGCCGCCTGTGAAGTCCCCGACGCTAGTCTTCTACAGCCACGATGACCCCCTCTGCGATAGTGCCCGCCTGCACGAGCTGCTGGCCAGCTGGCAGCGGCTGGGCATGCCGGTGTGGGCACAGGCCTGGGAGACCTCACGCCACGCAGCCCACCTGCACCAGCACCCCCTGGAGTACTGCCACACCCTCACCACCTTCCTGCGGAGGCTGGGTCTCGCAGTCCCTCTGGCCCAGCTCTGA